In Nitrospira sp., the following are encoded in one genomic region:
- a CDS encoding RidA family protein, whose amino-acid sequence MSHDDRLKELGLILPAPPKPVANYVPVIRVGDLLFLSGVLPSRDGQLVMTGKLGGDLTVQQGVEAARMAALNGLSIIRSEAGLLDRVKRIVKMVGYIASAPGFTDQPQVLNGASDLLVSVFGEAGRHARVAVGAAELPCMAPVEIELIVELYSS is encoded by the coding sequence GTGTCCCATGATGACAGACTAAAAGAGCTCGGACTCATCCTGCCGGCTCCGCCGAAGCCGGTGGCGAATTACGTGCCTGTTATCAGGGTTGGTGACCTCTTGTTCCTCTCGGGAGTGCTGCCTTCGCGCGATGGCCAGCTTGTGATGACCGGCAAGCTCGGAGGGGATCTCACAGTCCAACAGGGGGTTGAGGCAGCGAGGATGGCGGCGCTGAATGGCCTAAGTATCATCCGGAGCGAAGCCGGATTGCTGGATCGGGTCAAGCGGATCGTCAAAATGGTCGGCTATATCGCCTCGGCTCCCGGCTTTACCGATCAACCGCAAGTTCTCAACGGCGCATCTGATCTGCTTGTTTCCGTGTTCGGAGAAGCAGGTCGACATGCTCGGGTAGCCGTCGGTGCCGCGGAGTTGCCATGCATGGCTCCCGTCGAAATCGAGCTGATCGTGGAGCTGTATTCGTCGTAA